The genomic segment ATCATCACCCGCGCATCGGCACTTGTTTTATATCGCTGAGCAAACTTCGTTTTCTCAGGTGCGCCGCTCGCAGGACTTATATGTAAAAGTGTACGAACACAATCGCTGACTAGGCTTCCATTCGGGACCGTAAGAGTTCACTTTGCGGGACACATACAACTGCCTCCAAGAACCAACCTTTGCCTTGCTGCGTTCTGAATTGCCTGATCTTTTTCGCTGCCAATTGATATTGCTTTTGTCTGGGACGGACATGATGATTGCACGCAAGAGACGCATTCCGATTTATTCCGGACTTAGCGGTGCATTTAGCAAAATTTAACAGTCTTCAACCTACAGATCTCGATTCGCAATCCGTTGTACGGGTTATGCGGCCAATCCGCGCGTTTTCTGGTCGCGAACACTTCTCAATGAACATTCAACGGATTCCTATGAAGATTTCAATTGCCACTGTCCGCGGGAAGCTTACCTTGGCGTTTGGCGGGCTGACCCTGCTTGTTCTGTTGGTTTCCGCATTTGCGCTCGGCTCGATCAAGTCAGCGAATGCCAGATTCGGGAGTTTTGTCGGTGGCGTCAACGTCCGCGCTCAGTTCGCCGAACAGATTCGAACGGCCGTCGACAGGCGCGCGATCGCTGCGCGGGATATCCTGTTCGTGCATTCCACCGCGGAGACCGCCGATGAGCGAGCCGAGGCTTTGAATGCGGATGCAGAGGTCCGCGCAAAGATCAAGCAGCTTCTGGATATGCTCGCGAGTACGACTGACACGAGCGAAGAAGAAAAGGAGCTCGCTTCAAGGATCGCGAGCGTAGAGCGGAGGTACGCGCCGGTGGCAGCAGCCATTGTTCAGGCGGGAGTCGGCAACCGCCACGACGATGCCGTCGAAATGATCGACGAGCAATGTCGGCCGCTGCTCGCTGAGCTGATCAACGCGACCAATGCATACAGGGACTACACTCAGAACCGGGCCGCGGCAATGATCCAGCAGTCCGCCAGCGACTATTCTTTCCAGCGCATGCTGCTCATCAGCATCTCTGTTGCTTCGATGCTCACGGCGATCGTCGCCGGCACGTTCATTACGCGGGGGCTGACCCGGGCGCTAGGGGCAGAACCGGCAAGACTGCGCGAAATAACCGAGCGCGTCGCAAGCGGCGACCTGCGCAGCGTCGACAGCGCCGCGAACGCGCCAGCGGGCAGCATACTTTCATCGATTGGGGAAATGCAAGGCAGCCTCGTCAGGCTTATCGCCCAAGTGCGTGGAGCGGTGGAAGCCATTGCTAACGGCTCAAGCGAGATGGCGACTGGAAATGCCGAGTTGTCCTCGCGCACCGAGCAACAGACGAGTGCCCTCCAGGAGACGGCATCCAGCATGGAGGAATTAACCTCGACCGTAAAACTGAATGCGGAGAACGCCCAGCAGGCGAGTGTGCTCGCTACGACCGCGTCCGAGATGGCCAACCGCGGTAACGCTGTGGTCACAAAGGTCGTCGATACCATGTCGCGAATCAACGCGGACTCAACCAAGGTGGCAGAAATCATCGCTATCATCGAATCCATCGCATTTCAGACCAATATCCTCGCCTTGAACGCCGCGGTGGAAGCAGCTCGTGCTGGCGAGCAAGGCAGAGGGTTTGCGGTTGTAGCAAGCGAAGTGCGTGGCTTGGCGCAACGCTCGTCCGGCGCCGCCAAGGAAATAAAAGGTCTGATCAGCGCATCAGTTGCACAGATTCGGAATGGTGCAAACCTCGTTACGCAGGCGGGCAGCACAATGTCAGAAGTCACCCTGGCAGTGGCTCAAGTGACCGATCTCATGGGCGCGATTGCGGCGGCTTCGCAGGAACAAAGCCGCCGCATCGCACAGGTTGGCAGTGCGATAACACAAATGGATTCGGTAACGCAGCAGAACGCGACGTTGGTAGAAGAAGCGGCTGCTGCATCGAAAGCGCTTGAGGAACAGGGCGATCAGCTTTTCTCGGCCATCGGTTCGTTTCTTCTGGACGATTCGTCCACGCCACATGGCTGCGGGGCCCCGGCCTCCTACCGCATGGCGTGACATCTCGAATGGTTTCCCCGTTATCCATATGTTTAGGGCATGCAAGGCACTGCTTTCCATTGCGGGGCAAAATGGGTTAACTAGTCGCTGACGTAGCGGCATCTGCTATCGAGCAAAATGGGGGCATGATTTCACAATGGGACTAAGCACGATCATCTGTGGATTTTTCTTCACGAGAACTATCTGCGGGGATATAGCGGACGTCTTGCAGACGCCAGAGCGTTGGGGCGCTTCTCGGCGATCACGATATGTCGACTGCGCAAACGCGCAATCAGGCTCCGTACCGTCGTCCAACAAATCATTGGGATGATCTTAACTTTGTCGCGCGATGTGCTTTGCGGGGATACGGGTGACGTACTCACCCGCGAGATTACGTATCGTAATGTCCGCACTCACGGCGCACGCTCAATACGGTCTGCTTCAGACCTTTGAACCGGCTTAAGGCCTCGCAATTTTTAGCTACGGTGACCATGCCAAACGACCTCCATTTTAGGCCCCACACGTCAAAGCCAAGCGAGGCCACATATCGGCTGATGCTTGAGAGCATTACTGAATGCGCCATATATATGATGGATATGGACGGAACAGTGCTCAGTTGGAACGCCGGAAGCGAACGGATCAAAGGCTACAGCGCTAGGGAAGTGTTGGGACAGAGTTTCGCTCGCTTCTACACCGGGCACGATCGACGGATCGATACGCCCAATGACAATCTCAAGACCGCGAAATGCACCGGCAGATGCAAGTGCGAAGGTTGGAGAATCCGACGCGACGGTACCAAGTTCTGGGCGCATGTTGTCATCGACGCGCTAAGCGATGAAAGCGGGAACGCCTTCGCATTTATCGCAACAACGAGGGACTGTACTGCTCAGCGCAAAGCGGGGCATTCGTCCCATGAGGAGGAACACCGATTCCGTTTTCTTGTACAAAGCGTTACCGACTATGCAATCTATATGCTCGATCGAACGGGAAACGTGTCGAATTGGAACGAGGGGGCGCGGCGGTTTAAAGGTTACCAGACGGAGGAGATCGTTGGCAGGCATTTCAGCTGTTTTTACGGATCGGAGGAGCGTATGCGTCGGGTTCCGGAAACAGCCCTCGCTACGGCACTTTCTGAAGGAAAGTTCGAAACCGAGGGCTGGCGGCTCCGCAAAGACGGCTCACGGTTTTGGGCCCACGTTGTGATCCATCCGGTGTTTGACGATGACGGGGTACATGTCGGCTTTGCAAAGGTAACACAAGACTGCACGGAAAAACGGAGAGCAGCGCTGGCGCTTCAGGCCACCACCCAGAATCTCGATCTGGCATTGAGTAATATGCAGCAGGGACTATGTCTTTTTGATCGCTTCGCGCGGCTTGTGTTGTTCAACGATCAGCTTGCGAGCAAGTTGGATATTGACACTGCATTCTTCATGAAAGGCCAGCGGATTCCTGATCTGCTGCGAAAGCTGTGTACTGCTTTATTTCCGCATATAGCGAATCCGGCAGAGGCGGCGAAGAAATTCCGGCGATCGCTGAACGTCGGTAAGATGCAGGACGACTGCTACTCCACGGAGTTTAATCTCGGCTCGCGCCGGATGGCATTGATAAGCCGCCGACTGTCTCAAGGGGGGTGGGTTTCCACCTTGGACGACGTAACGGACCGCTTTGCGCTGCAGCAGCGCACCGAGTTTCTTGCACATAACGATATTCTGACCGGATTGCCAAACCGTGTGGTATTCCACAGGGAGCTAAGGAATGTTCTGGCTGACTCTTCAAGAGCCGGATCGAGCGCACTTCTTTACCTGGACCTGGACGGTTTCAAGACGGTCAATGACACACACGGTCATCGGATCGGTGACCAGTTGCTAGCAGCTGCCGGGGCGCGGCTAAGAACTAATCTGCGCGGAGAAAATCTGGTGGCCCGGCTCGGGGGAGACGAATTTGCAATTATCGCGAGTAATTGCCGTAACCTTTCAGACGCTGAAAACCTCGCCGCACGCTGTATCAAATTATTGACGCAGCCGTTTCACCTGCATGGGATGGACATGTGCATCGGAGCAAGCATTGGCGTTGCGTTCCAGCTCTCGGCCGGGGCGGATACGGACGAGGTGCTGCAACGCGCCGATTTTGCCATGTATCAAGCCAAGCGCGAAGGCAGAAACCGTTACGTCGTCTATCGTCACGGCATGCGTGACCCGTTAAATGCTACCGCGCAACTGGAACTTGACCTACGCCGCGCCTTGAATGAAGGACAGTTTGAGCTTCACTATCAGCCGGTTGTCGGGGCAGACACGGGCTTTGTGAAAGCCAAGGAGGCATTGCTTCGGTGGGCTCACCCAGACCGTGGAAGCATCGCTCCCGACTCGTTTATCGCAATCGCCGAACGGGCAGGGCTGATGAAAGAAATCGGCGCATGGGTTTTACACAGAGCGTGCATGGATGCCCGAAACTGGCCAGAGCACATCCGGGTGTGTGTGAATGTTTCGCCCGCACAACTTAATTCAGTCGAGTTTATAGAAGTCATCGACCATGCGCTTTGGGATTCAGGTATTCCGCCCCGGCGGCTTGAGATAGAAATTACGGAAACCGCACTCTTCGAATCACAAGAACACGCGCACAAGTTACTTGAGGCAGTCCGTAATCGAGGTATCGGGATCGCACTCGATGACTTCGGAACGGGATTTTCGTCGTTAAGGCTGCTTCAAGACTTTCCGTTCACCCGCATCAAGATCGATCGAAGTTTCGTGAGCAGGCTGGGCAGCCATGCGAAGTCTCTCGCCATTGTAAGATCGATAATCGGCCTGTGCAACAGCCTTGAAATACCGGTTACCGCTGAGGGAGTCGAGTCGGCCGATCAGCGCGACTATCTCCACACGCTTGGCTGCGAGGAATTGCAGGGGTTTTTCTTTGGAGCTGCGGTGCCGGCTAGGCCGGTCGATGGTGGCGATCCCGCGCCCGACGAGTCTATCTGGCGGATATAGCTATAAATAGGCACAGCCACGCATCCATCATGTTTCGGTGGAACCTCTTACGTGACGGAACAACATTGCAACGGGACATCTCTTGAATTTCAATTTGTTTGGGCTTCCGAAGTTTCTCGCCTACAGTATTTTTCTGGGAATCTCTTCGTGCTGATCAGACAAAAGCCAGAAATCCGGCTGCGATACTGGCTCGTCGGTTGGCTCTTGGTGCTAGTGCACGCCGGCATCTTTATGCTTCAGTCACTGATTCTCGTACTGCTGGAAGAGCGGGTGAGCCAGGCTAACCATCTTGCTGCCCATGATGAGCTGACAGGTCTTCCCAACCGCCGCCTGTATGCAGAACGCTTTGAAGAGGTGCTGTCCCGGGCTTCCCGTGACGGCTGCGGATTCGGCTTTCTGGTGATTGACCTCGATCGCTTCAAGCTGGTAAACGACACGTTCGGTCATTAGGCCGGCGTTGTTGTGCTAAAAGGAGGTCAGCGAGCGGTTTCGTAGCACTTTGCGCGGCATGACATGCTCGCACGCACTGGTGGCTATGAGTTCTCTTTAATTCTTAACGGTGTCAGGAACCTGCGCGACTCCCAGGGGGTCGGTGAAGCGCTGCGCAAGTCACATGAAAAACCGATCATCCTTATAGCGGGACCTTACTATGCCAGCCCAAGCATTGGTGCGGCCCTCTATCCAGGTGACGGTCTGACTCAGTTTCAATTACATTCCGTTGCAGACGAACGCATGTACATGGATAGGGAGCAACGTCGCATCGCCGCGACGCACTGCGGGCGAGCGACTGACCAATTGCGCGCAGCGTGAGCTGGGTGGATAGCAAGTCGGCCCTGATAACCCGGAAGGCTTTATGCGACGAAGTTTCGCGGGCTAATGGATGTGTAATACAATTATGAGCGTTGGAACCGGCAATGCCGGGTGCACGTGCCCGACTCGACGGGGCATGGACTATTCGATCACTTTAGTGATAGTAAATGCGATTTTGTTTTCTTACGTGTTGCTGTAGGTGTCTCGCCAAAACAAATGCGGTAGCTCCGGCTAAAATGCGCGTCACTGCTAAACCCCCAGCGTAAGGCAATTTCCCCGATTGCGATGTGGTTCATTGCAGGATCGGAGAGGTCCGCACGGCATTGCTCCAATCGTTGTGTCCAGATGTAACGAGTAACCGTAATGCCTTCCTTTTCGAAAACACGAGCTAGATGTCTGGGCGAGATACCGATGGCGTGGCTAACTGAATGCCAACTGAGGCTTTCCTCGGCAAGATGCCCTTCGATATAGGTTTTAGCGCGGCAGAGCGCCTTTATCGTTGATTTCGCCGCCACAAGATCGTTGCTGCTGACGTTCATGATTGATCGAAGCAGATCTAGTACGCGCACCGAAATTTGTGCTTTCATGCGTGCGTCACGTGAAACCGCTGGCGTCGTGAGCACCTCATGTATTTGTTGAAAAACCCAGTTGGTTATGCCGCCGAGGCGATCGGCCTTGATAAAACCGCGCCACGGAACCACGCTGGCCTCAAATATCTCGCGCGGTATGCTCAGTGCGGTCATTGCCATGTCACCATGAAAACCGTGGCCAAAAGGCCTTCCGACGTCATAAATCACTATATCGCCTGGCGCATGTGCAACGCAGTCAGTTCCTTGGAATGTATAGCCGGTTCCCTTTGTGATTAAGCACGCCACTATAGAATCACGATTATCCTGACGAATAGCGTGAGGCGTGCGCAGTGTCCAATGGGCGTTCGTTTCAATGTGGGAGGCACTGAATAACGAATAATCCACCTGACGCAGATTCGCATCAAAGTCCGGGACCGGCTTACCACTCCCCCCCTCGAGACTTACAAGACGCCGGGCGATCGTTTCGAGCCAAAAGTCGATCCGGTCTTGAGAGTCCACCAGGCGTGCAGAAACGGTACGCTCGTCGTCATTTTGGGACATTGAATCTCTCCGTAATCCATGTCAATCCAGATGCTGTATTGTGTAAGTGATTAATCCGCGCCGGCTCGTGAACGCGGTTCGGCTTACCTACTCATTTATTGTAGGTAAAGAAGGTGAGTGTGGTGCAAATTCGGCGCGTCGTCTGTTATCTTTCATCTTTTGATAATCACGAGCTGGTCAGCAAGCTGAAAAATCTCGCGTGGTTGTTCAACGGGCGTCATTTCGACCGCGAAGTCATCGTCCCTTGCGTGGTTTTGAATCTTGCTATGAGCTCAGTCTGCACGATCCTGTTGGGATGGTGGCTGAACGCGGTCTGTTCCTCGCCCACAATACGATCTTGCGTTGGTTGTAGCGCTAAACGCCGAAGTTCGTCAAACGCTGGATCGGTTGGCTATGACAGCCGGTCAGTCGTGGTGGGTCGACGAGACCGACGTGAAGATTCGCGGCACTGGGCCTGTCTCTACCGCGCGGTTGGCCGGGCGGGAAAGACGATCATTTTCCCTCGGCGGCAGACGCGACGTGGCTTCAGCAAGCCCTTATGCGCGAAGCCAATCAGGACCCAAAGATGCACTCCTGAATCGATCACGCAGGACGGCTACGCGGCATGTCGTCGGGAGATCTACAAGATTAAGAGCGACGGGTCGCTACCTAGGCGAACGAATTTGCAACTCTCTAAGTACCTGAGTAATCTGATGAGGGTCACCGCGACATCATATCACGCGTGAATGTGATGCTCAGGTTCAAGCGGTTCCGCCGCGCAGACGTTATCCTCTGCGGCATCGAACTGATCCATATTCGAAATGACCAGTTCGATCTCACCATGATGCACTTCAAAGACATCACTTTACCTCCGGTTTGGATGGCGGTTCTCTCAGCTCGCTGAGGTATCCGGATCAGGAGAGATCTCTCGCCAGCCTAACGATTTTGCACGACAACCCTCAACGTGGCCTCATCGCCAATAAAGCATCTATCTCTGTCTGGAGCTCGGGCTTGGCTTTCGCGGCTGCGACGAGCTCATCAACCAGTGCACACGCCTCGTTCTCTCCTGAGGCCAGTAGTTCTCGAAAGTTTTTCATCCGCGACATGGCCCATAGTATAAGGGAGGCGATCGTTACGGGCATGCGCGCAAGAGACTTGGCTGAACTGTGCATTTCGTAGCCGAGGCTACTGATAATCTGGAAACCGGCGCGCATACCGAGCGCCATGGTTCGCGCTTCGCGCCAGGTCGCACCACCGCCACGACGCTCACCGGCAACACAGACGCTCTCGATGGCGATGGTCATGGGCGCGTGCCAGCGCAGCCAACCCGTCATGTCATCTTCAAATGCCGATGGCAGCCCGGCGCCGTTGAACAGATCCACCCAGCGATGGTCGCTGTGCAGCGTCTTTTGACGCGAAGTAATTCTCGTCGTCATACGGCCGTGGTCGTCAAGCCACGCTTGGATAAAAGGCATGCCAAATGAACATTTCCGGTTCTTCAGTGCACTGCGAATGCGATCGGGATTGAAGTTGGCGAACAGGAAATGGAGTTCAGCGGCCCGGCTGCGCGCCAATGTCGGTAAGAGAGCATCGACCTGAAATGCTTTTGTGGTCACAATCACCAGGTCATAAGCGAATTCTTCGTCAAGCGAGTCTGCAATGCCGACGCTTACATGCCTACCATCTTGAAATGCAATCCCACCTGCAGCCTGAAGTTGGTGAAATCGTCGAGATTCAGGTCTCGCAACAACCGTCACATAATGCCCTGCCTGTGCGAGCTGGCTGGCAAATGCGCTGCCGATCTGGCCGGCACCGATGACGGCAATTGACATGGGTAAAAGAAGGCTTGCCGTGTTTGGCATGGCGGGCGCACCAGAGTAAGGGATTGAATGAGTTTCTAGGCACCCCACGCTCATGGGGACGAGCTGTGATGGAGTGCGTCGAATTCTTGAGAAAAGTAAGCACTACGGTGCAGGTCTAAAAGCAGCCCTATCTACTTCGGCTGCCCTTTCGTGAAATTACACGTAAGGACGCTTGATTGCGGCATGTCGATGCCCGCAAACCCTGCAAACCAATCGGAATGACTCCCCTTCCGCGCCTCCGCCGGAAGGCCAGGACCACGACGGATTTCCTCGGCGATGATGCGGAATGGAATCCCTCCTTCCGGAGAGCGTGGTAGACAAGCTGGGTCGTTCCTTCCTCCGGGATCGCATCAAGAGTCGGGCTTCGTCATCGTGGTGTACACCTGACCAACGGTTTTGCCCATCGCCCAGATATACCGATACCTCGGTGTTTCGCGCAAGATCGACCAGAAAACATAAATCCGTAAGCGCCAGGACCGTGGGCGAGCCCAATCTGGAAGGTGGCCGCGCGCACCGCGCGGGCAGCTCATTCCCGCTCTGCAAGCTCCGAGCGACGCGGCAGGGGGAATTCGGGACCGGGAACATCCGCAATCGGGCCACCCCCGCAGTTACGAGGATAGGCTTAGAGGCGCCCAGGAGAACGATGCCCAACGCCGCAAGGGCGTCGTAGTATTTATGGCATTTATTAACCGATCGACTGAAATCGTAATCGAAGGCGGTGTAGAAAACTCTAACGCTTCCGCCCGCCGCAGATTGGAGAACGGCAACGTCGTCGAAGCCGCCGACCAGTACTTTCACCCCCGTTTGTTCGACCCGCCCCATCTTTTCCAGAGACCGTATCAGCGCAGTGATCGTGTGATCTGCATTGAGAAAATCGGTAATAATTTTCAAACTGAGGAAGCCGGCCGCACCTGTAAGAAATATTTGCGTGTGCACCCTGTTTTTGAGAACTTGATGCTACATGATGACGACTTTAATATAGAACTAAAGTATGGACGTTATCGTACTATAAGTACTGACAGGAAAATGATCGTGACGGATAGCAAAGCACTGGGCCTATATTTGAGAAGCCGTCGATTGCGGTTGGACGCCGCGGCATTGGGCTTCATTGACAAGCGACGGCGCACTGCCGGTCTTCGACGAGAAGAGGTAGCGCAGCGGGCAAACATTAGCAACACATGGTACATCTGCCTCGAACAGGGTCGGGGTGGTCCACCGTCTGGAAAGGTGCTGGATCGCATTTGCCGGGCGCTCGTGCTTAGTGCGGCCGAACGTGAGCACGCGTTTATGCTTGGGCTTGGCCGGCTGCCGGAGGCGAGCTACAAGGCACCCGAAGGCATCGCGCATCGCCTGCAACAAATCCTGGATGCGCTTGATGTGTGTCCGGCACTGATTCGCACCGCTACTTGGGACATCGTCGCCTGGAATCGCGCGGCAGCGCTCGTCCTCGCAGACTACGGCTCTTTGGAGCCGAGAGAACGCAATGCCTTGCGTCTAATGTTTCTCAGTCGCGAAGCGCGGGACAATCAGGTGGACTGGGAGACTCTCGCGCGCTTTGTCGTAGCAGCGTTCCGGGCAGATGCGGCGCGGAGCGGTGCTGCAACTGTCATCGAACCCCTGGTCGCGGAACTATCGCAAGCCAGTCCCGAGTTTGCGGCAATGTGGCAGGAGAACGATGTGCGTGGTTTCAGCGAAGGAGTGAAAACCCTTCGCCATCCAACGCTGGGTGAACTGAGGTTGGAATATTCGTCGTTCGCTATCGACGGCCGAACAGATTTGACCATGTTAGTTTACACAACCTCTAGCGAAGATGCGTTTCGGATTCGCGAAGCCTTAATCCATAACGCAAAAGAGCAACGAA from the Paraburkholderia sp. D15 genome contains:
- a CDS encoding 2-dehydropantoate 2-reductase N-terminal domain-containing protein, with protein sequence MPNTASLLLPMSIAVIGAGQIGSAFASQLAQAGHYVTVVARPESRRFHQLQAAGGIAFQDGRHVSVGIADSLDEEFAYDLVIVTTKAFQVDALLPTLARSRAAELHFLFANFNPDRIRSALKNRKCSFGMPFIQAWLDDHGRMTTRITSRQKTLHSDHRWVDLFNGAGLPSAFEDDMTGWLRWHAPMTIAIESVCVAGERRGGGATWREARTMALGMRAGFQIISSLGYEMHSSAKSLARMPVTIASLILWAMSRMKNFRELLASGENEACALVDELVAAAKAKPELQTEIDALLAMRPR
- a CDS encoding methyl-accepting chemotaxis protein; translation: MKISIATVRGKLTLAFGGLTLLVLLVSAFALGSIKSANARFGSFVGGVNVRAQFAEQIRTAVDRRAIAARDILFVHSTAETADERAEALNADAEVRAKIKQLLDMLASTTDTSEEEKELASRIASVERRYAPVAAAIVQAGVGNRHDDAVEMIDEQCRPLLAELINATNAYRDYTQNRAAAMIQQSASDYSFQRMLLISISVASMLTAIVAGTFITRGLTRALGAEPARLREITERVASGDLRSVDSAANAPAGSILSSIGEMQGSLVRLIAQVRGAVEAIANGSSEMATGNAELSSRTEQQTSALQETASSMEELTSTVKLNAENAQQASVLATTASEMANRGNAVVTKVVDTMSRINADSTKVAEIIAIIESIAFQTNILALNAAVEAARAGEQGRGFAVVASEVRGLAQRSSGAAKEIKGLISASVAQIRNGANLVTQAGSTMSEVTLAVAQVTDLMGAIAAASQEQSRRIAQVGSAITQMDSVTQQNATLVEEAAAASKALEEQGDQLFSAIGSFLLDDSSTPHGCGAPASYRMA
- a CDS encoding helix-turn-helix transcriptional regulator yields the protein MIVTDSKALGLYLRSRRLRLDAAALGFIDKRRRTAGLRREEVAQRANISNTWYICLEQGRGGPPSGKVLDRICRALVLSAAEREHAFMLGLGRLPEASYKAPEGIAHRLQQILDALDVCPALIRTATWDIVAWNRAAALVLADYGSLEPRERNALRLMFLSREARDNQVDWETLARFVVAAFRADAARSGAATVIEPLVAELSQASPEFAAMWQENDVRGFSEGVKTLRHPTLGELRLEYSSFAIDGRTDLTMLVYTTSSEDAFRIREALIHNAKEQRKRGVAG
- a CDS encoding helix-turn-helix domain-containing protein, yielding MSQNDDERTVSARLVDSQDRIDFWLETIARRLVSLEGGSGKPVPDFDANLRQVDYSLFSASHIETNAHWTLRTPHAIRQDNRDSIVACLITKGTGYTFQGTDCVAHAPGDIVIYDVGRPFGHGFHGDMAMTALSIPREIFEASVVPWRGFIKADRLGGITNWVFQQIHEVLTTPAVSRDARMKAQISVRVLDLLRSIMNVSSNDLVAAKSTIKALCRAKTYIEGHLAEESLSWHSVSHAIGISPRHLARVFEKEGITVTRYIWTQRLEQCRADLSDPAMNHIAIGEIALRWGFSSDAHFSRSYRICFGETPTATRKKTKSHLLSLK
- a CDS encoding EAL domain-containing protein: MPNDLHFRPHTSKPSEATYRLMLESITECAIYMMDMDGTVLSWNAGSERIKGYSAREVLGQSFARFYTGHDRRIDTPNDNLKTAKCTGRCKCEGWRIRRDGTKFWAHVVIDALSDESGNAFAFIATTRDCTAQRKAGHSSHEEEHRFRFLVQSVTDYAIYMLDRTGNVSNWNEGARRFKGYQTEEIVGRHFSCFYGSEERMRRVPETALATALSEGKFETEGWRLRKDGSRFWAHVVIHPVFDDDGVHVGFAKVTQDCTEKRRAALALQATTQNLDLALSNMQQGLCLFDRFARLVLFNDQLASKLDIDTAFFMKGQRIPDLLRKLCTALFPHIANPAEAAKKFRRSLNVGKMQDDCYSTEFNLGSRRMALISRRLSQGGWVSTLDDVTDRFALQQRTEFLAHNDILTGLPNRVVFHRELRNVLADSSRAGSSALLYLDLDGFKTVNDTHGHRIGDQLLAAAGARLRTNLRGENLVARLGGDEFAIIASNCRNLSDAENLAARCIKLLTQPFHLHGMDMCIGASIGVAFQLSAGADTDEVLQRADFAMYQAKREGRNRYVVYRHGMRDPLNATAQLELDLRRALNEGQFELHYQPVVGADTGFVKAKEALLRWAHPDRGSIAPDSFIAIAERAGLMKEIGAWVLHRACMDARNWPEHIRVCVNVSPAQLNSVEFIEVIDHALWDSGIPPRRLEIEITETALFESQEHAHKLLEAVRNRGIGIALDDFGTGFSSLRLLQDFPFTRIKIDRSFVSRLGSHAKSLAIVRSIIGLCNSLEIPVTAEGVESADQRDYLHTLGCEELQGFFFGAAVPARPVDGGDPAPDESIWRI